A DNA window from Luteolibacter luteus contains the following coding sequences:
- a CDS encoding YceI family protein translates to MLAPPPSNAENAGMGVKTIDPAKLAELLSSSRPPLLLDVRPDTVYAREHLRGAKNNCVFEVAFLDRLKEIAPDLSQPVCIYGECSDSQESLMAAEKLAHAGYAEVFELRCGIEDWIGAGQPVERSAEEATQAAPRLDGKVPIDLKESRIRWIGRNLLNMHEGYLALKSGHLEFTEGSLKGGEFVIDMHSIRSTDLEGNELHDVLIRHLMDHDFFEVETYPEARFVIGSSVPVENGEAGAPNLKIEGSLTLKDVTAPLVFTAISGITADGKAAAQASFAIDRTKWNVKYGSGRLFRNLGGHLVNDLIELQLRIVTA, encoded by the coding sequence ATGCTTGCACCGCCGCCAAGCAACGCGGAGAATGCAGGCATGGGTGTAAAAACGATCGATCCCGCCAAGCTCGCTGAACTGCTTTCGTCCTCCCGTCCCCCGCTGCTGCTGGATGTGCGGCCTGATACGGTCTATGCCCGGGAACACCTGCGCGGCGCGAAGAACAATTGCGTCTTCGAAGTCGCCTTTCTGGACCGGTTGAAAGAGATCGCGCCGGACTTGTCCCAGCCGGTCTGCATCTACGGGGAATGCAGCGACAGCCAGGAAAGCCTGATGGCTGCGGAAAAGCTGGCTCACGCCGGTTACGCCGAGGTCTTCGAGTTGCGCTGCGGCATCGAGGATTGGATCGGAGCCGGGCAGCCGGTGGAGCGAAGCGCGGAAGAGGCAACGCAGGCGGCTCCGAGGCTCGACGGCAAGGTGCCGATCGACCTCAAGGAAAGCCGCATCCGCTGGATCGGCCGCAACCTGCTGAATATGCACGAAGGCTATCTCGCGCTAAAGAGCGGGCATCTGGAGTTTACAGAAGGCAGCCTGAAGGGCGGCGAATTCGTCATCGACATGCATTCGATCCGCTCGACCGACCTCGAGGGCAACGAGCTTCACGACGTCCTGATCCGTCACCTGATGGATCACGACTTCTTTGAGGTGGAGACTTACCCTGAGGCTCGTTTCGTCATCGGCAGCTCGGTGCCGGTGGAGAACGGTGAAGCCGGCGCCCCCAATTTGAAAATCGAGGGAAGCCTTACCTTAAAGGATGTGACAGCCCCACTCGTCTTCACGGCGATTTCCGGTATCACTGCCGATGGCAAAGCCGCTGCGCAAGCGAGCTTCGCCATCGACCGGACCAAGTGGAATGTGAAGTACGGCTCAGGACGCTTGTTCCGCAATCTCGGCGGTCATCTGGTCAACGATCTGATCGAGCTACAGCTCCGGATCGTCACCGCATGA
- the kaiC gene encoding circadian clock protein KaiC: MPRKTAPATTSIPKAPTGIEGLDQITGGGLPSGRPTLVAGSAGAGKTMLATEFLVHGAKEFSEPGVMLMFEENSKELSDNVRSLGFDLQKLVNEGKIVLDHVHIERSEIEETGQYDLEGLFIRLGHAIDSIGAKRVVLDTVEALFTGLPDQAVLRAELRRLFRWLKDRKVTALITGEKGESTLTKHGLEEYVADCVISLDHRVDGQISTRRLRVVKYRGSSHGTNEYPFLISERGISVLPITSLKLDHQAPSERIPTGIPALDEMLGGKGVFRGSSVLISGSPGTGKSSVSASFVDAACSRGEKALLFAYEESPDQIIRNMRSIGIDLERWTKKGLLQIHASRPTLQGLEQHLLAMHGLVLSFKPSVVAVDPISNLTLQRDEAEVKPTLMRLIDFLKLHKITGIFTSLTQGSAYSGNPEDSQIGVSSLMDAWLLLRNHEQNGERNRTLYVLKSRGMPHSNQVREFILSDKGIDLVDVYLGSEGVLTGSSRLSQEAREKAAASISQQEHQRKMRKHESRRLALEAQIAMLQAEAASEAAEMEFSAAQEFLREEVAKNELASLVKSRRGRVAAGEPKPKEKR; this comes from the coding sequence ATGCCCCGCAAGACTGCCCCTGCAACCACCTCTATCCCGAAGGCCCCCACCGGAATCGAAGGGCTAGACCAAATTACCGGAGGCGGCCTGCCTTCCGGGCGCCCCACCTTGGTCGCCGGTAGCGCCGGTGCCGGTAAAACCATGCTTGCCACCGAATTTTTGGTCCACGGTGCGAAGGAGTTCTCCGAGCCCGGTGTCATGCTGATGTTCGAGGAGAACTCGAAGGAACTCAGCGACAATGTGCGCTCCCTCGGCTTCGATCTCCAGAAATTGGTGAACGAAGGCAAGATCGTCCTGGATCACGTCCACATCGAGCGCAGTGAGATCGAGGAAACGGGTCAGTATGATCTCGAGGGGCTCTTTATCCGCCTGGGTCACGCCATCGACTCGATCGGTGCGAAGCGCGTGGTTCTGGATACCGTGGAGGCCCTCTTCACCGGCCTTCCGGATCAGGCCGTCCTACGTGCGGAACTGCGGCGGCTTTTCCGCTGGCTGAAGGATCGAAAGGTGACCGCCCTCATCACGGGTGAGAAAGGCGAGTCCACTCTCACCAAGCACGGCCTCGAAGAGTATGTCGCTGACTGTGTGATCAGCCTCGATCATCGCGTCGACGGGCAGATTTCAACACGTCGCCTGAGGGTCGTGAAATACCGTGGTTCTTCCCACGGGACGAACGAGTATCCTTTCCTTATCAGCGAGCGTGGGATCTCCGTGCTGCCCATCACCTCGCTGAAGCTCGATCATCAGGCACCGAGTGAACGTATCCCCACGGGCATCCCTGCGCTCGATGAAATGCTCGGTGGGAAAGGGGTGTTCCGTGGTTCGAGCGTGCTGATTTCAGGATCGCCTGGCACCGGCAAGAGCAGTGTGAGCGCCAGCTTCGTGGATGCTGCGTGCAGTCGCGGTGAGAAAGCCTTGCTCTTCGCCTATGAGGAGTCTCCGGATCAGATCATTCGCAATATGCGTTCGATTGGCATCGATCTGGAAAGGTGGACCAAGAAGGGATTGCTCCAGATCCACGCTTCGCGACCCACCCTCCAAGGACTCGAGCAGCACCTTCTGGCGATGCACGGCCTGGTATTGTCTTTCAAACCTTCGGTCGTGGCTGTCGATCCCATCAGCAATCTGACCCTTCAACGCGATGAAGCCGAGGTGAAACCCACCCTGATGCGACTCATCGATTTCCTGAAGCTTCATAAGATTACCGGAATCTTCACCAGCTTGACCCAAGGTAGTGCATATTCCGGCAATCCGGAAGATTCGCAGATCGGGGTCTCCTCGCTCATGGATGCTTGGCTGCTGCTGCGCAACCATGAGCAGAACGGGGAGCGCAACCGCACTCTCTACGTCTTGAAGTCGAGGGGCATGCCCCATTCGAATCAGGTGCGCGAGTTCATCCTGAGCGACAAGGGCATCGACCTTGTGGATGTCTATCTGGGTAGCGAGGGTGTACTCACAGGGTCTTCGAGACTGTCGCAGGAAGCCCGCGAAAAGGCGGCTGCCAGCATCAGTCAGCAAGAACACCAACGGAAGATGCGGAAACACGAGAGCAGGCGCTTGGCGCTCGAAGCCCAGATCGCGATGCTGCAGGCTGAAGCCGCTTCGGAGGCCGCGGAGATGGAATTTTCGGCGGCGCAGGAGTTTCTCCGGGAAGAGGTCGCCAAGAATGAACTCGCCAGCCTCGTCAAAAGCCGGCGCGGGAGAGTAGCGGCCGGTGAACCTAAACCGAAGGAGAAGCGATGA
- a CDS encoding heparinase II/III domain-containing protein: protein MRLVLALLATLTIARADLHPRLLFPATLEPAVKERIGKDPLAADLQRLVVKRAEKILTDRTCEYRIPDGKRLLSESRLALNHVLHCSWAWRTTGDARFKERVVRELDAACALKDWNPSHFLDTAEMATAVAIGYDWLHPVLTSEQRQRYEDALLDKALRVVGQKHAKTGWWTGATNNWTQVCGAGMGMAAEAVKERDPSLCQPVIDRGRELIEKCKVFYEPDGAYPEGPSYWHYGTNYEVLLFAARESLAQEIDVTPLLNGSGDFMMHVTGPSRLSFNYADGNAYTEIPSPAQSWIATHFKSPAQAHHVRSLLERGLKDIASGGATGDLRFFPLHLLWLPAAGEAKGGMPLSARFNGEQSLAFFRSAWAPDAAWLAIKGGTGAASHGHLDAGAFVYEAGGVRWFHDLGKDDYNMPGYFGKNRWDYLRLTNFSHSTLVIAGKLQSTPKQGCPLLKSASADEVAIDLTPAYAAQADQVTRSARFQASDDGASLTDLVENPAGPVRWAIVTKASPKIDGERLILEEAGKRLVLTRLDKSGGVWEEYSLKPATEREQQNKGFHLMGFTAPPAEKLCLEVNWKLE from the coding sequence ATGCGTCTTGTTCTCGCCCTGCTGGCCACTCTGACGATCGCGCGAGCCGATCTTCATCCGCGGCTGCTCTTTCCGGCGACCTTGGAGCCAGCGGTGAAAGAACGCATCGGGAAGGATCCTCTGGCTGCGGACCTCCAAAGGCTGGTGGTCAAGAGGGCTGAAAAAATCCTCACCGACCGTACTTGCGAGTATCGGATCCCGGACGGCAAGCGCCTGCTTTCCGAATCCCGTCTGGCGCTCAATCACGTGCTCCACTGCAGCTGGGCATGGCGGACGACTGGAGATGCCCGGTTCAAGGAGCGGGTCGTCCGCGAGCTCGATGCTGCTTGCGCGCTGAAAGATTGGAATCCATCCCATTTCCTTGATACCGCGGAAATGGCGACCGCCGTCGCCATCGGGTACGATTGGCTGCACCCCGTTCTCACGTCGGAACAGCGCCAGCGCTATGAAGACGCGCTCTTGGACAAGGCCCTGCGCGTGGTCGGCCAGAAACATGCGAAGACCGGCTGGTGGACAGGAGCCACGAACAACTGGACGCAGGTCTGCGGAGCGGGGATGGGGATGGCTGCGGAGGCAGTGAAGGAACGCGATCCCTCGCTCTGCCAGCCTGTGATCGACCGTGGCCGCGAACTCATAGAAAAATGCAAAGTCTTCTACGAGCCCGATGGCGCGTATCCTGAAGGTCCCTCCTACTGGCACTACGGGACGAACTATGAGGTGCTGCTCTTCGCCGCGCGCGAATCACTCGCTCAAGAGATCGATGTCACTCCACTTCTCAATGGCAGCGGTGACTTCATGATGCACGTCACCGGACCCTCACGGCTTTCCTTCAACTACGCGGATGGCAATGCCTACACCGAGATCCCCTCACCTGCCCAAAGCTGGATCGCCACGCATTTCAAATCACCGGCACAGGCTCACCACGTCCGCTCGTTGCTCGAACGCGGACTGAAGGATATCGCAAGCGGAGGCGCGACCGGCGATCTCCGCTTCTTCCCGCTCCATCTGCTCTGGCTTCCTGCAGCCGGCGAAGCGAAGGGCGGGATGCCGCTTTCCGCGCGCTTCAATGGCGAGCAGTCCCTTGCCTTCTTCCGAAGTGCATGGGCACCCGACGCTGCATGGCTTGCGATCAAAGGTGGGACCGGGGCCGCGAGCCATGGTCATCTCGATGCCGGGGCTTTCGTTTATGAAGCGGGCGGTGTGCGATGGTTCCACGATCTGGGAAAGGATGACTACAACATGCCGGGCTACTTCGGTAAAAACCGTTGGGATTACCTTCGACTCACCAATTTCTCGCACAGCACTCTCGTCATCGCGGGCAAACTCCAATCCACCCCGAAGCAAGGCTGTCCGCTGCTGAAGTCTGCTTCCGCCGACGAAGTTGCCATCGATCTGACACCAGCGTATGCCGCCCAAGCGGACCAAGTGACCCGCTCGGCACGGTTCCAAGCGTCCGATGATGGCGCATCCCTGACCGACCTCGTCGAGAATCCCGCCGGTCCCGTGCGCTGGGCGATCGTGACGAAGGCGTCCCCGAAGATCGACGGCGAACGCCTGATTCTGGAAGAAGCTGGCAAGCGCCTCGTCCTTACACGCCTGGACAAGTCCGGCGGCGTTTGGGAAGAGTATTCCCTCAAGCCTGCCACCGAGCGGGAGCAACAGAACAAGGGCTTTCACCTGATGGGCTTCACTGCACCGCCCGCGGAGAAGCTGTGCCTTGAGGTGAATTGGAAGCTGGAATAG
- a CDS encoding SAM-dependent methyltransferase — protein MISAATTGEAVASHYDELDPFYRSLWGEHVHHGLWESGRESSVEAVTALSRRVALRAEIKPGQRVCDVGCGYGGTARLLAREYGAEVIGITVSRKQYEGALSEGGENPRFLLGDWMENDLPAESFDAVIAIESTEHLPDVAQGIREMARVLVPGGRLAICAWMAGPAPKKWERRHLLEPICREGCLVGMGNEADYQKWIADAGLSLTGSENLSNKVRRTWPTCIWRTMVSFFEDEETRRFLLDDHERNRVFALTLMRIWMAYLTGAMQYVIFSAEKPAKG, from the coding sequence ATGATCTCCGCCGCCACGACAGGGGAAGCGGTGGCTTCCCACTACGACGAACTGGATCCCTTCTACCGGTCCTTGTGGGGAGAGCATGTCCATCACGGGTTGTGGGAAAGCGGTCGCGAGTCCTCGGTCGAAGCCGTCACCGCCCTGAGCCGCCGCGTCGCCCTGCGGGCGGAAATCAAGCCGGGCCAGCGGGTGTGCGATGTAGGCTGTGGCTACGGAGGGACCGCACGACTGCTTGCGCGCGAGTACGGTGCGGAGGTCATAGGAATCACCGTTTCCCGGAAACAATATGAGGGAGCGCTGTCAGAGGGTGGCGAGAATCCCCGCTTCCTCCTCGGCGACTGGATGGAGAACGATTTGCCCGCTGAGTCGTTCGACGCGGTCATCGCCATCGAAAGCACCGAGCACCTGCCTGACGTGGCGCAGGGTATCCGTGAAATGGCGAGGGTTCTGGTCCCCGGTGGACGGCTTGCCATCTGCGCATGGATGGCGGGCCCCGCTCCCAAGAAATGGGAAAGGCGACATCTGCTGGAACCGATCTGCCGGGAGGGCTGCCTGGTCGGGATGGGAAATGAAGCCGATTACCAGAAATGGATCGCGGATGCCGGGCTCTCCCTGACAGGCAGCGAAAACCTCAGCAACAAGGTGCGGCGAACCTGGCCGACCTGCATCTGGCGGACGATGGTTTCCTTCTTCGAGGACGAGGAAACCCGCCGCTTCCTTCTCGATGACCACGAGCGGAACCGGGTCTTCGCCCTTACCCTGATGCGCATCTGGATGGCTTACCTCACGGGAGCGATGCAGTATGTGATCTTCAGCGCGGAGAAGCCTGCCAAGGGCTGA
- a CDS encoding ABC transporter ATP-binding protein, with product MISLHSLTKRFGAQTAVDSISLEIPAGQIVGLLGPNGAGKSTTLKMLTGMLAPTSGTATICGHDLLRDPIGVKRSVGFVPDSGAVFESLSGLEYLEMIAALYGIPAEAARERIQQFIAFFDLSFETLTDKLLGAYSKGMRRKVVITAALLHNPPVVFFDEPLDGLDANAAVGFKALIQTLAREGKAIVYSSHILDVVERVCDRVIIIDQGKVKVDGAPSALVAQHEARSLEQLFTSLTGGNDLERKAEDFAKTFRP from the coding sequence GTGATATCCCTCCATTCCCTCACCAAGCGCTTCGGAGCCCAGACCGCGGTGGATTCCATTTCCTTGGAGATCCCCGCAGGGCAGATCGTGGGCCTGCTCGGGCCGAACGGTGCGGGAAAATCGACCACGCTGAAGATGCTGACAGGCATGCTCGCGCCGACTTCGGGCACGGCGACGATTTGCGGCCATGATCTACTGCGAGACCCGATCGGAGTGAAGCGAAGCGTGGGCTTCGTACCCGATTCAGGAGCAGTTTTCGAATCGCTGAGCGGACTGGAATACCTGGAGATGATCGCAGCGCTTTACGGGATTCCGGCAGAAGCGGCCCGCGAGCGCATCCAGCAATTCATCGCCTTCTTCGACCTCAGCTTCGAAACCCTCACTGACAAGCTGTTGGGAGCTTACTCGAAAGGCATGCGCCGCAAAGTGGTGATCACGGCGGCCCTTCTGCACAATCCGCCCGTGGTCTTCTTCGACGAGCCGCTGGATGGCCTCGATGCGAATGCTGCGGTAGGCTTCAAGGCGCTGATCCAAACGCTAGCCCGCGAAGGAAAGGCCATCGTTTACAGTTCCCACATCCTGGATGTGGTGGAGCGCGTGTGCGACCGGGTGATCATCATCGACCAAGGAAAGGTGAAGGTGGATGGAGCACCGTCCGCCTTGGTTGCGCAGCACGAGGCGCGTTCCTTGGAGCAGCTTTTCACCAGCCTGACCGGAGGCAATGACCTCGAGCGCAAGGCCGAAGACTTCGCGAAAACCTTCCGACCGTGA
- a CDS encoding circadian clock KaiB family protein has product MKDAKKKANAKASAMVPAFQLRLYVAGQTAKSVEAFVNLKRICETHLAGQYRIELIDLLEKPQLAAGDQILAVPTLVRRLPEPIKKIIGDLSNEERVLVGLDVQPVKD; this is encoded by the coding sequence ATGAAGGACGCCAAAAAGAAAGCCAATGCAAAGGCCTCCGCCATGGTGCCAGCGTTCCAACTTCGTCTCTACGTCGCGGGGCAGACTGCGAAATCCGTGGAGGCCTTCGTCAACTTGAAGCGGATCTGCGAAACGCACCTGGCAGGCCAATACCGCATCGAGCTGATCGACCTCTTGGAAAAGCCTCAGCTCGCTGCGGGGGATCAAATCCTGGCGGTTCCCACCCTCGTGAGACGATTACCGGAACCGATCAAAAAGATCATTGGTGATCTCTCCAATGAAGAGCGGGTCCTTGTCGGCCTGGATGTGCAGCCGGTGAAGGATTGA
- a CDS encoding HD domain-containing protein: MPASVIPFILECEKLKAIERRTYPAGFKRRENSAEHSWSLALLAMTLIPKIDPSLDTLRILKMLILHDIVEIDAGDTFCYADQGDKAEREKLAAQRIFGMLPADLCAEFTGLWEEFEEGSTMEAAFANAMDRAMPLLQNHANQGLSWIEHGVSFDQVMARNGKIGNVSAELWKAIRERLDEAMEKGWLKKGDSHAL, from the coding sequence ATGCCAGCGAGCGTGATCCCTTTCATCCTGGAGTGCGAAAAGCTAAAGGCCATCGAGCGACGAACCTACCCGGCGGGATTCAAGCGCAGGGAGAATTCCGCGGAGCATAGCTGGAGCCTCGCTTTGCTCGCCATGACCTTGATTCCGAAGATCGATCCCTCGCTCGATACACTCAGAATACTCAAGATGCTCATCCTCCATGACATCGTGGAGATCGATGCAGGCGATACCTTCTGCTACGCTGATCAAGGGGACAAAGCCGAGCGGGAGAAGCTGGCGGCCCAGCGGATCTTCGGGATGCTACCGGCGGACCTCTGCGCAGAGTTCACCGGGCTATGGGAGGAATTCGAGGAAGGTTCGACCATGGAGGCCGCCTTCGCCAATGCGATGGACCGGGCCATGCCGCTCTTGCAAAACCACGCGAACCAAGGCCTGAGCTGGATCGAACACGGCGTAAGCTTCGACCAAGTGATGGCGCGCAATGGCAAGATCGGGAATGTCTCCGCAGAACTCTGGAAAGCCATCCGCGAGCGCTTGGACGAAGCCATGGAGAAGGGATGGTTAAAGAAGGGGGATAGTCACGCTTTGTGA